ATCATAGCGTCAACAGCGTTTTGTGAGCGAATAATAAATTTTTTCGTAACATGTTTTTTATGCCCGTAATGTCCCATTTTAACTAAACAGCAATATAATGATTCCACACTATATTCCCCTTTTAATCCAGCAAATCTTTTTAACAAAAATGTCTCAATCAATCTATTAAAAATGGGAAGAGAGTTCTGGAAACTCTCCTCCCATAAAACCGCAGTTTACTTCTTCGGGTCAATAACTGCTTCTATTTCAAATCGGGATAATTCAACCGGCACACCAAACGGACCGCTGATAGTCCAATCGGAAAGCGAGCTCTGGTTGTTCATAGTGATTGTATAGAGATTATAATTATCTATCCAACCACGTGAATTTGGAACAGAATATGTCCACGTCGCACCATCCCATTTGTTCATATAAACATCCGTCCCGATTGTCCCAGCTCCGAGATTAGCATCCGTTGAATCCGCTGCAGTGTAAGTCAAGGTAATATGCGCGGTCATTACAGAAATCCCGATGGCAGTCGTATCCAAAGTGAAGTAACGCGATACAAAATATTGACCACCTAACAATCCGCTCGTATCGTTTGCAAACGGATGTTTTGCATCCGTTACTTTCGCTTGAATTCGTGGTGCAGTACCAGCAGTTGTGGTAACCGAAGTCAACCGGAATAATACCGGTGTTAATTCCGCTAATGAAGCGCCAGTAGTTCCGATACCGAACACATAGGTTCCGATAGGATTACTTCCTGGTATTGTATATTCATCAGTATCAACGCATTTCGGCGTTATACCACCAACATAACTTCCGCTACCAGCAAGATTTGTACCTCCAGTACCTTTCCCAGCTAGGAACGTATTCCGGACAGCTAAAAATTGCGGATTAGCCGTATCTGTACTTGCAAAGTAAGGCATCGCGTAATATACTGAGTTCAATGATACCGTTGCTGCACCGGAACCAATTACAGATAGAAGTCGTTCTGTATTATCAAACGCTGGAGTACTGGTTCCGATAGCAAATACACTATTATAAACATTGATTGCCGCACCTGGTGCTGTTGACCGGTTATCAACTCCCGTTCCGTTATAGGCGGAAAGAACACAATCCCGCAAGTTGACTTGTGTAGTTACCGCTGCAGCGTTTACCAGAACTACGAAATTTCTGTCTGGATCTGGCGTATAGAAGGTACAGCCAATGAAAGTAGTGGTATTAGTCGCATTTCTAACATCGTTATATAGCGCCATATTCCCTGTACCTCGAACGCCCCAATTGTAGAACGTGCATTTCTCGAACCGAACATCTTTTGCTGCACCAGCTGCATACATCGCACTACTCCATGGATTATAGAACTTGCACGAAGTCGCAGTAAACGAAGTTACTCCGTCAATATATATTCCATATCTACCGTTACTGGTTGTCGCTGGGTCAAATGTACAGTTTGTCAAAGTAAACACAGGCAATCCAGGCGACTGGATATTGGTATTCGCTCGTTGCAGGATTAACCAATCTGTACCGGTACGATTTCCGCCGACAAACCGACAATTATCCAAAATCACTTGTCCAGGCTGGATACCATTAGCAGGATTATTATCGTAATCTACCGTAACTATACACCAAGTATTCAGAATCTGGTCCGTTGCATTCGGTGAACGTATCACATCAACATTTCTTAATACAATTTCACGTGGAGTATTGCGCACTCGAATAACCGTATATCCTCTACCTGGGTCTAACCAACTAATTAAACTATCTTCGATTGTTAAACTAACCCCGTGTTGGAGGATATTGATTATTTCCGTACCGGTCGCTACAGCATAGGTACCGAGCGGCGTTTGTCGAATATTGCAGTTTTTCATCGTCATTACTGACCACGGATTATCATTAACAATGTTTTCGGTAACACCAACGCCAAAAATATCCTGCGGGAGTGCATTATCGAAATTGCAATATTGGAAATAGGCTTCATGGCATGGGAACGGAGCTGCTGGATTCGCAATATACAGGTTGCTAGCGAACTGATTTGAACTCGAATGCGTTGAATAGGTAACAAATCGCGCACCACGATTATTACCACTGAACGAAATCGGATTTGATGGTGTTCCGATAGCGGTTAATTTCACTGCCGGAGTCCATAAACAAAAACCAATCGCATCGTTATAATCGAACCGTGTTCCAGGGAGAATCTGGACAACACCACCGTGGATCATTGTTCCGTATCCTTTAGCCTGGGTGATAATGGTATTATCAAAAACAATTTTCGGTCCCTGTTTACTGAAGTTCGTCGCCCACGTTGCTGAATCTAATGTATAGCTTACCCAGACCGGGGTACCAGCTCCACCAGGTAATGCGGCGCCATTAAGCTGAATTGTCATCCCCGAAAATACATCTGCTGCCGTCCCCGCATTATATGTGACCCAAACCGGAGTCCCAGCACCAGGTAATGTAGTCACTGAATTCAATGTAATAATTCCACCGCTGGTAAAACTATTACCAGGACCACTGTAGAAATTGAATCCCGCTCCGGCGCTATTTGTCCACACACCGGTTACCGAATTTAGTGGTGTCCAACCAACCGTAACTTGTGTAGCACTATCAGATAGTACTGATTCGAGCGTATACGTCGCTGGTGCTGCATAATTTCGACCGGAACCATCTGGATTAACGAATACACCTGATACTGTTGTCATCGGCACATAAGGCGGAACTATAGTGTATGCGGTCTTCGAAAAGGTAGCTATTCGCGTTAAACTCCGTGACATAAACGCTGCTTCCAACGCAAGCCATTCATCGCCAATAATTGTCGAGTTTGCTTTCACGGTGCAATTGCCGTATAATCCATTTTCGTAACATCCCGGAGTCGTATCACCAGCATTCGAAGTTAATAGGCAGTTTTTTAATACAATTTCCGAACTTGGGTCAGTCCGATAATTCCAGTTTATCCAGAAAACATCACCGTCATTATGGGTCGTTATACTACCCAAAATTTTATCCGGCAATACCGGCGGCATAAAAATTAAATTTTCAAACCGATAATACGCTGAGCCAATGCTATCGATCGCAATTGCTTTATCAGCTCTATTACCTCCAGTATACGGCAATTCTGGAACTAAAATAATTGGGCGATACTCAGTGGTAGGTGAGGTATATGTCGGCGTCGAAATGGTCGGGTCAGCGCGAACGATAACTGTTGCCCGACAATATCCCGGTTCACCCGGCTGTATTCCCATTTCTGAACCTTTCAACGTGAACAGAATCTGACCTGTTCCGGGTCCAACGGGCGCAGTGTTCTTCACATTAAAGATATTCGGGGTTACATCCAAAGCTTCATAATAGAGTCCGCCGGGATTAAATTGGGCAATCGCTTCCTGTAAGGTCTGATATCGCGCAACAGACGTATCGGTGGGTTGCGAAGCATCAATCCAGACTTCTTGCGATTGAGCGGTGAGCGGTAATACAATTCCGATAGTCATAAAAACGAAAACTAAAAAACGTCTCATAACATATTCCCTCCTTTCTTGAGTAACATAAATTTGGTATTTATTTTTACTATCCATCTATCTTAACCCTCCTTTCCGTTTTAGGAAAAAATTTTTTTAATTATTGCTTATTGCGTTGTGCTCAATTGCTAGTTTAGCAACAATACCACATAGCAATCGAGAATAAAAAATCAATTTAAAAAAATTTTTCGATTATATTCTATATAAGCTATGGAGAAAAAGATGATTAGTTCAACCCGGTTATTTACAATTTTGATATTAAAACTATATCACATAAAAATTATTTTGTCAACTTTTTTCGTATAAATTGATGTCAATTATTAATTATATCGTAGAACCTTTTTATTCGGAATTGAATAGCAAGATTATGGCTGAGGATTGCTCTTGAAGATACCGAATCATTAAATTATCCTTTGAAAAATGGTTTGTGTATCTCGCCGTTTTATATATTAACTCGAAACGTGCAGGCCCAAGCTAGCAATCTAAACCTGCTTTATTTTCAGCTACCGAAACTCAAATAGAAAATAAACAAACACTTACGTTTTCGTACAACCGTACAACCTATGAATCTAAGATATCAGTCTATAAAAGAAATTCGCGGCAATAAGCAATACATATAAATATGTTATAGATAATAAGATTGACAAATAGTAACCTTATATCTTATTATAATTTACATAAAAGTTAAGAAGTTTAATAAGAATTTATTTCAGAAAGTAACATAAAGTTATGGATATTAAGAAAATTGACTATATGAATTTTCGGAATCTCATTAAAAAGATCAACAAACCAATTTTTATAGGATTGGCTTGTAGTATTATCATAGCCTTTTTAACAGCATCTTGCGGTAATCAGCGAGAAAAAAAGGTGGTTAAATTTGCGTTCTGGGCTGATAGGATTAATCGGGTTTCTGTAACTACACTCATTGACCAATACAATAGTTTAAATCCAGAAGTAACCGTTGAATATTTTCCTGTAGAATCCCCGTATGAACGAAAACTACTCACCTTAATTTCCGGGGGAATGGCACCGGATATGATGATATTAGGGCCGGTTGATTTAATTGAATATGCGCATCGGGGCGTAATTTTGCCATTAGATTCGTATATGGAACAAGACACAACGTTTATCAATTTGAAAAATGATATTATTCCTGGACTCCTTGATGATACGAAATATCTTGGAAAACATTATGCGGTTCCGTTCTGGACTAATGCAATTGCTATGATTTATAACCAGGATTTGTTTGATAAAGAACATTTATCCTATCCAACTTCAGATTGGACCTGGACCGATTTTTTAACCGCAGCGAAAAAATTAACGAAAGATACTAACGGCGACGGTCGTATTGATCAGTTCGGTTGGGAAGCGGTACCATCATCGTTAGGCGGACCGAATTGGGACCTGTATATGTATATTATACAAAATAATCTTCGCTTATTCAGCGAAGATGGAGAACGATGTCTCATTGAAAATAAAGAAGTTAAAGAAACGATACGCTGGGCATTAGATTTAAAAATGAAAGAACATGTCGCTCCGTTGAGCAAAGAAATTAATTCCGGTAATTTCTATGCGCCGGGTTTTGCTAATTTTGCTTTTTTATCTGGAAAAGTCGCTATGTCGAAATGTGGCCGATGGTGGCATGTATATAACTTAGACAAACTAAAATTCAAATGGGGTATAGCGCCCTTGCCGAAAGGGAAACGCGCAACCACAAACCGGGTTACCATTTCGCTAGCAATCTCGCAAAAAACAAAATATCCTGAAGCATGCTGGGAATTTCTAAAGTTTGCTATTAGTAAATCCGGACAGAAATATATTCTTACAACCAGGTCGGATATCTCCATTCTCTATTCCAATGGTACATCGGAAGAATTTTTAACGATGCATTTTTCTCCGGAAGTAAACAAGATATTTTTTGATGCGGTGGTTCATTCTGAAGCATATCCGACGTTTATCGGACAATATGAATGGAACGATTATACGTTGAGCCAGTTTGAATTAGTTGAAGCGGGGAAACTCGATTTTGATACTGCCTGTACGAATATCGCTAAGAAATATATTGAAATCAGAAATAAAAATAAAATTTAAGTTTAGGTTATCGAGAAAAAGGAATAACGCTCTTATATCAAATAGGGAATGAAATAACCATGAACAAATATGATTATGATATTGTTATTGTGGGCGCTGGTGCTGCAGGAACGGTTGCAGCGATTGCCGCTGGTAGAAAACAATGTAAAACGTTGTTAATTGAAAAGGAGAACTGTGCCGGAGGGATGGCTACTTCCGGTCTGTTATCTATCTTCGGTCCGTTTGATAATGGGCAAGAAAGAATTATTCGAGGTATTCCCGAAGAGATACTGTCCAGACTTCTTGCATTAAAAGCTGCGGAAGAACGCGCTACCGGATTCATTCCTATCAATTCGGAAACTTTAAAATTTGTTCTCGATGCGATGCTTGTCCAAGCAGGGGTGAGCGTATGGTATCATACTCTTTTAGTGGATGTAGCAGTGAAAAACGGATTGATTGACCATATAACGATTGCGACGAAATCAGGGTTAAAGAAAATCGTTGCGCAACAATATATTGACGCTACTGGCGATGGAACCCTTGCGAGTTTAAGTGGGGTTCCGTATGAAGTTGGCGATGCTAAAACTGGTTGGGTACAACCTATGACAATGGTATGTCGGTTAGGTGGTGTTGACGAAAAAGAATATCGATGGGAAGGGAATTTCCGATATGCAGAAGAAATCAACCTTGCGAAACGGAACGGTGAATTAACCTTCGATACCGACGGGATAGGTGCAGCGGAATTTGTTCCGGGAATGCCCGGAGTAATCGCGGTTAATATGTCGCATATCTATGATTTGAACCCCATTTCACCAACTGATATCAGTCAAGCAGAAATTATCGGAAGACAGCAAGCGCAGGAAATCCTTTTATTTTTTCGGAAATATGTCCGGGGATGTAGCCATGCTTATTTAATTGATACGGCAATGCAAGTTGGTATTCGTGAATCCCGACGAATTCGAGGAAAATATATGTTAACGAAAGAGGATATTGTATCGGGTAAACAATTCTATGATGGCATCGCCTGCAATGCCTACCATATTGATATCCATCTTCCAACAAATCAGAAGAAAAAATATCATGACCTGCAGAAACCAAAAAATTATTATATGATTCCCTATCGGTGTCTTCTGCCAGATAAGGTCGATAATTTATTAGTTGCAGGGAGATGTATTTCAACTACACATGAAGCATTGGGTTCCGTTCGCATCATGCCTGCATGTATGGCTATCGGACAAGCTGCAGGTACAGCTGCAGCAATTGCGGTTTATAAACAAATAATACCTTCCCAGCTCGAAATATCCTTGTTGCAAAGTGTTTTAGAAAATGATGGGGTATATCTCGGTGCAATTGACTCCAAGAAAGGAAACGACGGAATGTGAACAAGATAAGAATTGGTATTATTGGGGTTGGGAGACGAGCTCGATTATCGAAATATTGGCATAACCCTGAGGGGAAATCCGTGGTTATCGCCGGAGCTGATATCAATCAGGAAATGCTTAACGACTTCCGAAAGGAGGTCAACCAGCAGGCATTGATAACCTGCGATTACCAAGAACTTCTCCGGAAAAAAGATATTGACGCCGTTGCGGTCATGTCCCCGGATCATACCCACGAACACTATACCATCGCTGCATTTGCAGCGGGTAAACATGTATATTGTGAGAAACCAATGGCAATAACTACATCAGGTTGTGACCGCATGCTTGTTGCGTGGCATAAATCGCATAAACATTTTATGGTCGGATTTAATATGCGATATATGCCGATATTTAGACTTATGAAAAATATTATTGATTCAGGTGCTATCGGGGAAATCAAATCGGTTTGGGTACGCCATTTTGTCGGGAACGGCGGAGCGAGTTATTATCACGATTGGCATGCTAATACTAAATGGGTTACCAGTCTCTTATTACACAAAGCGAGTCACGATTTCGATATGATACATTGGTTAACCGGTCAGTATACGAAAAAGGTTGCAGCGTTCGGGAGTTTAGATTATTACGGCGGTACCAAACCCAACAACCTGAAATGTTCTGCATGCTGTGAACAAGAGCTGTGTATGGAATTCGTTGATAATAAACGACGCGAACTTTGCGCTTTTCGTAAAGAAATAAACGTTGAAGATAACAATATAGTGATGATGGAACTCGAAAATAATATTAAAGCGGTCTATATGCAATGTTTTTTTACCCCGGATTATTTCAGAAATTATACGATTATCGGAACTGAAGGTCGCATCGAAAATACTACGGATAGAACAACGGTTAAACTCCTCATGAGAAATAACAAAATGAAATGGAAAAGTTATGCTGATGGTGAATATACACTGAAACAAGGTGATAGTTCTCATAGTGGTTCCGATTTTCTGATCGCCCAAGATTTTATTAATATGATTCTTTACGATAAAAAGCCGCTGGTCAATCCATTAGACGGAAGAATGAGTGTCGCGGTTGGGTATGCAGCAACTGAATCGTTACGGCAAGGTGGAAAAATTATCACAGTTCCACCACCGCCATCATCATCAACAATAAGGAATAATAATAAGTAATATTGGGAGGGTTTCGTTTGTGAATAAGATTAGATATGGAGTTATTGGTTTAGGTTTTTTCGGTGAAAAACATATTGAAGCGTTAAAAACCTTACCACAAACTGAGGTAATAGCAGTATGTACACGTCGTCAATCGCGATTAGAAGAAATAACCAAGAAATATAACGTACCGTATGCATATACGGATTATAATGAATTGCTCGCCAATCCGGAAGTCGATGCCGTCAGTATTGTTACCCATATCAACGACCATCTTCAACCGACCTTGGCAGCAATCCAAGCGAAAAAACATATATTTTTAGAGAAACCGATGGCTGCTTCCGTGACTGAATGTGATCAAATCATCGCTGCACTAAAACATACTGAAAAATTCTTTATGGTAGGACATATCTGTCGTTTTGATCCCTCGTATGCTTTAGCGAAACGTTATATTGATGCGGGAAACCTTGGAAACATTCTCTCTATTTATGCCCGAAGAAATATTCCGGCGAAAGTAACCGAACAGGTTCTGACGAAAATTTCTCCTATCGTTGGAGACGGGGTTCACGATATTGATATTATTCTATGGTTTACCAATGCAAAAGTTAAAACCGTATATGCGAAAACTGTGCAATATCGAAATCTACCAAATCCGGACTTAGGATGGACAATGTGCTCTTTGAGTACGGGAGCAGTGGCGGTGCTAGAGAATGTTTGGTGTTTGCCAGATAATACGCCATTTGAACTTGATGCCAAAATGGAGATTATTGGCGAAAAAGGTTCGATCTATATTAATAGCCCAGGCGATTCTGTAGCAATAAGTTCATCTACCGGATGGAAATATCCTGATACTGTTTACTGGCCTAAAATCCATATCGGCAGAATCGGAGCTCTGAAAGAAGAACTTGCGTATTTTTTAAATTGTATTCTTACCAACACGGCTCCGACAATTATTACACCGCAAGAATCTCGGCAAGCAGTAGCTATAGTTACTGCTGCTGAAGAATCAGCGAAAATCGGAAAAGAAATAACGTTGGTTAGCTAGGAGGGAAGCATGATTTTCGACCATCTCGGATTAATTACTACTGAAAAAAAAGAAAATGAAATTTGGGTTGAACCTACTCGGGTTTGGGTAACCGACCCTAGTCACCATCCTTATCGAATTGAATGGTTACGATACGAACCGGATAGCCCTGTTACCGGTCCGGTTAGAAATCAACCGCATTTAGCGTTCAGAGTTGATAATATTGAACAGGCAGCTGCTGGCTTGAACGTATTATTAGCGCCGTTCCAGGTCAATGAATCATTGCGAGTAGGATTTTTTGAAAGTAAGGATAAAGTGGTTATCGAATTTATGGAATATAAAAATATGTAAGCGGAATCTACATTTTGTTCCACCTCGTATGAAACTTGGCATTTGTAATGAAATATTTCAAGGATGGCATTGGGAAAAAGTAACCTGTTATGTGTATCTTCGCTGGGCTACAATAGAATTGAAATAGCACCGTTTACTTTTGCTGATTCGGTAGCTAACGTTTCCGCCTCGAACTAGAAAAGAAATATTGCAGCAGAAAGTATAAAATATCTTAAAAGCATTTTTGAAAATAATAAATGAACATGGTACAATTTCATTGATAAAAAAATACTACCGGTTTCTTAGATAGGCTAGATTAAATAGGCAATCGCTAAAAATTAATTTGAAACGGGTATTTTTCTATGTAGCAAAGCATTTTAAACATTATTTTTCAAAGGAGGAGTTTTGTTTTATGAAGATTAAAAATATTTTTATGACCGGTGGTAGTGGTAAAATTGGTAGAGCATTGTTACCGGAATTAGTTAAAGCTGGATACCAGGTAACTGCGCTCGAGTTCGATAATGAAAAGATTGAGTGTAAAGGAGTCAACATTATTAAAGGTGATATCAGAGACCCGAAACTCGCTCCGAAAGCTTTAAAAAATATGGATGCGGTAATCCATTTCGCTAATTGTAAAGAAAACCGGGAATTGTTCATGGAAACGAATATAAAAGGAACGTTCTACCTTTTAGACGAAGCAATGCGGTGCGGGCATATTAAACAATTTATTCAAGCCGGTTCTGACGCCCGAGCAGGGATATATTATTATCCTCGTCCCTTTCCGATAGATGAAACGTTCCCGCATGCGGCATATCCGGGTTACTACGCATTTTCCAAGGTGCTTGAAGAAACCATGTGTGAACAATATCGGATTCAATATGGTACCCCGATAACGGTACTGCGGTTTTCGTGGGTCTGGGACGAAGATGACGCGATTGCGCATATGACTCTGAAAGAACCAAATTTTGGTGTTCCAGTTTGGAAAGAACTAGCAAAAACGAAAGAACAAAAGATGTATTTCAAGAAAAATCGTGATGCTGTAGCGAAACTTCTTAAATCTGACGGAACACCAGGAATTCGGCATGTGGTAGGGATAAAAGATGTTGTGCAAGCATGCCTACTCGCGATTGGAAACCCCGCGGCTATCGGTCATGCGTTTACCATTGCAGGTCCTGCACCGTTCAGTTATGATTATGCAGCAAAATATCTCAGTAAAAAATTAGGTTTACCGGTGGTAGAGTTTATTTGTCCTGAATATCATGATTTCCAGCACAATATCGCTAAAGCAAGGTCTATTTTAGGATATAATCCGGTGTATGATATAACCAAAATTATCGATGACGCAGTTGCATTCCGGCAGTCAGGGAAACAACGTACGCCGATTAAATATATTGGGTAATAATGCTCCAGTTACATTACTCCTATTGCTATAAGAGGTGTTCGTATGGTTAACCATAAATTTGTTGTTGGACAAATTGGTTGCGGCGCATTTGCTAGAGAACAACATGGTCCTAATTGTCTACGGAACCCACATATCGCCAAAATAAAATGGGCTTGCGATATTTCTCATAAAAATGCCATAGCCTACGCGGAAAGATTTAATGTTGAAAAGGTAACAGATTCATTTCAAGAGGTAACCACTGACCCGGAGGTTGATATAATCTGTATTGCTACACCTCACGATGGTAGAGTTGAAATTATCCAAAGTGCAACGAACCATGGAAAACACATATTCTGTGAAAAACCGATGGCGTTACATGAAAAAGAATGTTACGAGATTATCAAAGCTGTCCGAAAAGGCGGCAAAAAATTTTGTGTTGATTACATGCGGAGAAAAGCGCCGGCAGTACTCGCTTTGAAACGAGAATGGCTTAATCATATAAAAAAACCAAAACATCAACCGTGGAGGTATATCGAAAGCAAACGCGATAAATTACTAGAAGAAACCGTCAGTGATTTTTTAGTGCGCGTACAAGATGAAAGTTCAACCTATCGCATGATTCATCTCGACCCTTATAGTGGTGGTGGTTTGATTATCGGTGAAGCTGGACATTGGCTCGATTTAGCATGTTGGTTGTTCGACCAAGATCGCCCGATAGAAATTAGAGCGTGGGGTTCAGCCAGAATGCGGTATGGTATCTATCTCACATTTCAGAGTGGAAATTCTGCTACCATCATATATACTCCAAACGGTACCTTTGATTATCCAAAAGAAATGTTTGAAATTGCAGCGGATGGTGCATTATTCAGAATGGAATTCTATGTAGAAAATCAATACTTTGGTAGAC
This portion of the bacterium genome encodes:
- a CDS encoding Gfo/Idh/MocA family oxidoreductase, which produces MNKIRYGVIGLGFFGEKHIEALKTLPQTEVIAVCTRRQSRLEEITKKYNVPYAYTDYNELLANPEVDAVSIVTHINDHLQPTLAAIQAKKHIFLEKPMAASVTECDQIIAALKHTEKFFMVGHICRFDPSYALAKRYIDAGNLGNILSIYARRNIPAKVTEQVLTKISPIVGDGVHDIDIILWFTNAKVKTVYAKTVQYRNLPNPDLGWTMCSLSTGAVAVLENVWCLPDNTPFELDAKMEIIGEKGSIYINSPGDSVAISSSTGWKYPDTVYWPKIHIGRIGALKEELAYFLNCILTNTAPTIITPQESRQAVAIVTAAEESAKIGKEITLVS
- a CDS encoding Gfo/Idh/MocA family oxidoreductase, giving the protein MVNHKFVVGQIGCGAFAREQHGPNCLRNPHIAKIKWACDISHKNAIAYAERFNVEKVTDSFQEVTTDPEVDIICIATPHDGRVEIIQSATNHGKHIFCEKPMALHEKECYEIIKAVRKGGKKFCVDYMRRKAPAVLALKREWLNHIKKPKHQPWRYIESKRDKLLEETVSDFLVRVQDESSTYRMIHLDPYSGGGLIIGEAGHWLDLACWLFDQDRPIEIRAWGSARMRYGIYLTFQSGNSATIIYTPNGTFDYPKEMFEIAADGALFRMEFYVENQYFGRPGEQRELFPLERDPFPNIGTQGGFQGYLEKYRYRVQTSQNAKQDWGSLMVDHGYQGMFDGFIDSIIHNTPEPCDVVAGYRATLLCNLAIQSIHLNQPLPIPAEKWDMYVHLE
- a CDS encoding sugar ABC transporter substrate-binding protein, yielding MDIKKIDYMNFRNLIKKINKPIFIGLACSIIIAFLTASCGNQREKKVVKFAFWADRINRVSVTTLIDQYNSLNPEVTVEYFPVESPYERKLLTLISGGMAPDMMILGPVDLIEYAHRGVILPLDSYMEQDTTFINLKNDIIPGLLDDTKYLGKHYAVPFWTNAIAMIYNQDLFDKEHLSYPTSDWTWTDFLTAAKKLTKDTNGDGRIDQFGWEAVPSSLGGPNWDLYMYIIQNNLRLFSEDGERCLIENKEVKETIRWALDLKMKEHVAPLSKEINSGNFYAPGFANFAFLSGKVAMSKCGRWWHVYNLDKLKFKWGIAPLPKGKRATTNRVTISLAISQKTKYPEACWEFLKFAISKSGQKYILTTRSDISILYSNGTSEEFLTMHFSPEVNKIFFDAVVHSEAYPTFIGQYEWNDYTLSQFELVEAGKLDFDTACTNIAKKYIEIRNKNKI
- a CDS encoding NAD(P)-dependent oxidoreductase, encoding MKIKNIFMTGGSGKIGRALLPELVKAGYQVTALEFDNEKIECKGVNIIKGDIRDPKLAPKALKNMDAVIHFANCKENRELFMETNIKGTFYLLDEAMRCGHIKQFIQAGSDARAGIYYYPRPFPIDETFPHAAYPGYYAFSKVLEETMCEQYRIQYGTPITVLRFSWVWDEDDAIAHMTLKEPNFGVPVWKELAKTKEQKMYFKKNRDAVAKLLKSDGTPGIRHVVGIKDVVQACLLAIGNPAAIGHAFTIAGPAPFSYDYAAKYLSKKLGLPVVEFICPEYHDFQHNIAKARSILGYNPVYDITKIIDDAVAFRQSGKQRTPIKYIG
- a CDS encoding VOC family protein, producing the protein MIFDHLGLITTEKKENEIWVEPTRVWVTDPSHHPYRIEWLRYEPDSPVTGPVRNQPHLAFRVDNIEQAAAGLNVLLAPFQVNESLRVGFFESKDKVVIEFMEYKNM
- a CDS encoding FAD-dependent oxidoreductase, with protein sequence MNKYDYDIVIVGAGAAGTVAAIAAGRKQCKTLLIEKENCAGGMATSGLLSIFGPFDNGQERIIRGIPEEILSRLLALKAAEERATGFIPINSETLKFVLDAMLVQAGVSVWYHTLLVDVAVKNGLIDHITIATKSGLKKIVAQQYIDATGDGTLASLSGVPYEVGDAKTGWVQPMTMVCRLGGVDEKEYRWEGNFRYAEEINLAKRNGELTFDTDGIGAAEFVPGMPGVIAVNMSHIYDLNPISPTDISQAEIIGRQQAQEILLFFRKYVRGCSHAYLIDTAMQVGIRESRRIRGKYMLTKEDIVSGKQFYDGIACNAYHIDIHLPTNQKKKYHDLQKPKNYYMIPYRCLLPDKVDNLLVAGRCISTTHEALGSVRIMPACMAIGQAAGTAAAIAVYKQIIPSQLEISLLQSVLENDGVYLGAIDSKKGNDGM
- a CDS encoding Gfo/Idh/MocA family oxidoreductase, which translates into the protein MNKIRIGIIGVGRRARLSKYWHNPEGKSVVIAGADINQEMLNDFRKEVNQQALITCDYQELLRKKDIDAVAVMSPDHTHEHYTIAAFAAGKHVYCEKPMAITTSGCDRMLVAWHKSHKHFMVGFNMRYMPIFRLMKNIIDSGAIGEIKSVWVRHFVGNGGASYYHDWHANTKWVTSLLLHKASHDFDMIHWLTGQYTKKVAAFGSLDYYGGTKPNNLKCSACCEQELCMEFVDNKRRELCAFRKEINVEDNNIVMMELENNIKAVYMQCFFTPDYFRNYTIIGTEGRIENTTDRTTVKLLMRNNKMKWKSYADGEYTLKQGDSSHSGSDFLIAQDFINMILYDKKPLVNPLDGRMSVAVGYAATESLRQGGKIITVPPPPSSSTIRNNNK